In Takifugu flavidus isolate HTHZ2018 chromosome 5, ASM371156v2, whole genome shotgun sequence, the following proteins share a genomic window:
- the ulk1a gene encoding serine/threonine-protein kinase ULK1a isoform X4 yields the protein MRTLSDYLTTRKLEDVYILSWSTAMEATWQNIFTSFCLAAKGTLSEDTIRIFLQQIAQAMEVLRIKGILHRDLKPQNILLCHPVGRRSSPINTCIKIADFGFARHLQTNTMAATMCGSPMYMAPEVIMSQHYDAKADLWSIGTIVYQCLTGKAPFRASTPQELRLFYESNRTLLPSVPKETSHDLKDLLLGLLQRNHQERISFEEFFHHPFLETSSTTKKSPTLSYPSSASASSSCSSSTSHLASPQHSDGELNQIQLKEEADMVCDNGRDTPSDLEEYVMVPAQFPSEYTCEGVAASPIESCVIYSGCSLLAERGSESRGKIPPPSSKPARPVGFTSCQTVPVPVPTQIQNYQRLKQNLQPVGCTRGPVCCAKSSNAATKCARPQQLSPAVATTPKTPEQALPLGTRTGLLGPSPDMQDASSIKQVYPDRSSSAVDLQSLAANQSNLGTISANKKGPFKRSLSTSRLSDMVLKGAFGAQLLENRSDGSFNCEKSLDAPSVGPHRNLQHFDSPPRAFFKMGSPSRGTSPQRFLLSNSSWLLSSPLSQRLGDSESMAATPNSGLFFHPPELPVDTLMEQAHTDTLTDLHFTLAFAHCVMELASSKEPKLGAASPADVSSLEQSLVTDQISQLSKEWSYAEQLVLYMKAEEFLSAALHTAKENINKGQLLPSNIVKQVIRKLNESYKTCVTQCHSLNRRLQTFLLDKQKLIDRFSGLTAEKLLYNHTVHMVQSAALDEMFHCGSASLQRYHKALLLMEGLYRIVTEQKDIDSIDKCKQCIERRLSALQS from the exons TACTGCAATGGAGGCGACCTGGCAGAATATCTTCACA TCATTTTGTCTTGCAGCTAAGGGCACGTTGAGTGAGGACACCATCCGCATATTCCTGCAGCAGATTGCTCAGGCCATGGAGGTCCTTAGAATCAAAGGTATCCTCCACAGAGACCTTAAACCCCAGAACATTCTGCTCTGCCATCCAGTGGGGCGCAGGTCCAGTCCCATTAATACCTGCATTAAAATAG CTGATTTTGGGTTTGCACGTCACCTCCAGACAAACACGATGGCTGCCACCATGTGCGGCTCACCCATGTATATG GCTCCTGAGGTCATCATGTCCCAGCACTATGACGCCAAGGCCGATCTATGGAGCATCGGCACTATAGTGTACCAGTGTTTGACCGGAAAGGCTCCATTTCGA GCAAGCACCCCACAGGAGCTTCGTCTCTTTTATGAAAGCAACAGGACCCTCTTGCCCAG TGTCCCAAAGGAGACGTCTCATGACCTAAAAGACCTTCTGTTGGGGCTGCTTCAGAGAAACCACCAAGAGCGGATCAGCTTCG AAGAGTTTTTTCACCATCCGTTCTTGGAGACAAGTTCAACCACAAAGAAAT CTCCTACGCTCTCTTACCCAAGTTCAGCTTCAGCAAGTTCCTCTTGTAGTTCCTCCACATCCCATCTGGCCTCCCCCCAG CATTCTGATGGAGAATTAAACCAAATTCAGCTGAAAGAGGAAGCAGACATGGTGTGTGACAACGGCAGGGATACCCCCTCTGATCTGGAGGAATATGTCATGGTCCCAGCTCAGTTTCCCA GTGAGTACACATGTGAGGGGGTGGCTGCATCACCTATAGAAAGCTGCGTGATATACAGTGG ATGCTCCCTGCTGGCAGAGAGAGGCTCAGAAAGTAGAGGAAAAATACCTCCACCCTCTAGCAAACCTGCCAG GCCTGTTGGTTTCACAAGCTGTCAAACTGTGCCCGTTCCTGTACCCACTCAGATCCAAAACTACCAACGTCTGAAACAGAACCTCCAGCCTGTTGGCTGCACCAG GGGCCCGGTCTGTTGTGCTAAATCTTCCAATGCAGCAACTAAATGTGCCCGACCGCAGCAGTTATCCCCAGCAG TGGCAACCACACCAAAGACGCCAGAGCAGGCTCTTCCTCTCGGCACAAGAACTGGTCTTCTGGGTCCCTCTCCAGACATGCAAGACGCCTCCAGCATCAAG CAGGTGTATCCAGACCGATCCAGCTCTGCTGTAGACCTGCAGTCACTGGCTGCAAACCAGTCCAACCTGGGCACAATCTCTGCTAACAAGAAGGGTCCTTTTAAAAg ATCTCTGAGCACTAGCAGGCTGTCTGACATGGTCTTGAAGGGGGCTTTTGGAGCTCAACTCCTTGAAAATAGAAGTGATGGGAGCTTCAACTGTGAGAAAAGCCTAGATG CGCCATCTGTTGGTCCTCATCGGAACCTGCAGCATTTTGACAGTCCACCTCGCGCATTCTTCAAAATGGGTTCTCCATCCAGAGGAACCAGCCCTCAGAGATTCCTCCTCTCAA ACTCATCCTGGCTCTTGAGCAGTCCCCTCAGTCAGAGACTCGGCGACAGTGAAAGCATGGCTGCGACTCCAAATAGCGGTCTGTTCTTTCACCCTCCGGAGCTCCCTGTGGATACACTGATGGAG CAGGCTCATACAGACACTCTGACAGACCTGCATTTCACCTTAGCTTTTGCCCATTGTGTCATGGAGTTGGCTTCTTCTAAGGAACCAAAGCTGGGTGCTGCCAGCCCTGCTGATGTTTCCTCTCTAGAGCAGAGCTTGGTGACGGATCAGATCAGCCAACTGAGCAAAGAATGGAG CTATGCAGAGCAGCTGGTGTTGTACATGAAGGCTGAAGAGTTCCTGTCCGCTGCACTACACACCGCTAAAGAGAACATCAACAAAGGCCAACTTCTGCCGTCTAACATAGTCAAACAGG TGATCCGGAAGCTGAACGAATCTTACAAGACCTGTGTAACACAGTGTCACTCCCTCAACCGTCGGCTGCAGACGTTCTTGCTTGACAAACAGAAGCTCATAGACCGCTTCAGTGGGCTGACAGCAGAAAAGCTTCTGTACAACCACACTGTGCACATG GTGCAGTCTGCAGCGTTGGATGAAATGTTTCACTGCGGTTCAGCTTCGCTGCAGCGCTACCATAAAgcactgctgctgatggagggcCTGTATCGAATCGTGACGGAACAAAAGGACATCGACAGTATAGATAAAT GTAAACAGTGCATCGAGCGACGACTGTCTGCTCTACAATCTTGA